Within Actinomycetota bacterium, the genomic segment GGTACGCGCGGACCCACCAGGTCGAGGTAGATCACCCGCACCGCCCGCGCGATGAAGAGGTACAGCAGAGCCAGGAAGACGACTTTGAGGATCGTTAGGACCAGCGGGGGCACGGATCTCCTCTGAGAGTCGCGGTCATGCTCCGCGGAACTCGATCGTCGTCTCGCCGACCTCGATGCGGTCCCCGGTCGAGAGCCGGTGCCGGCGGACGGGCTGTCCGTTCACGATGGTTCCGTTCGTGGATGAGAGATCCACCACGACCCACTCGTCGCCTTCGCGCCGAACTTCCGAGTGCTTGCGCGAGACGCCGGGGTCCGAGAGGACGACGTCGCAGGTGTCGAGCCGTCCGATCGTCAGAACGTCCTTTGCCAGCGGGTAGGGGCGTCGTTTCGATCCGACGACGACCAGCTCGGCGTCCGCCTGCTCGGACATCTGGATCAGCTGTGTATGCGGCCCGGCTTGTGCGTCGGCGTCCGAACCCTCCACCACCGTCGCTTCCATCCGGAACGTTCCCGATGCGAGCGAGGAGTCCTCGTCGAGGTGGATGAGCGGAGGCCCGAGCAGTCGCCAGCCTTCGCTCGCGGCGGCGCGACGGGCCACGCTCGCGAGCTCGGAAGCGAGCGCGTTCTCTACCGGCTTGAGGCGCCCGAGGTCCTTCGAGGAAAGGGTGAACGTGAACTCGTTCGGAACGTAGACGTTCGCGACCGAGACGGTTTTCTGGTCCTCCATCGCCCGGACCATGCGCTTGCCGAGCTCGACCGGCTGGACGCCACCGCCGGGGAGCGCCCGCGCGAAGAACCCCTCGACCACGGTCTCGAGGCGGCGCTCGAAGTCACGCAGGATACCCATCCGGCCTCCCTGTAGGCGTCCGGGCCATATGACACGCTACCCGCTTCGGAAGGGCGAACGGCCCCTCCGGCGGCCGGGTCTGCTCCGGCCTCCGCCCGGGGCCGAACGGCCTCATTCTATATATCCGCCGGAAGGCCGATCGAA encodes:
- a CDS encoding DUF3662 and FHA domain-containing protein codes for the protein MGILRDFERRLETVVEGFFARALPGGGVQPVELGKRMVRAMEDQKTVSVANVYVPNEFTFTLSSKDLGRLKPVENALASELASVARRAAASEGWRLLGPPLIHLDEDSSLASGTFRMEATVVEGSDADAQAGPHTQLIQMSEQADAELVVVGSKRRPYPLAKDVLTIGRLDTCDVVLSDPGVSRKHSEVRREGDEWVVVDLSSTNGTIVNGQPVRRHRLSTGDRIEVGETTIEFRGA